A genome region from Mercenaria mercenaria strain notata chromosome 11, MADL_Memer_1, whole genome shotgun sequence includes the following:
- the LOC123532888 gene encoding solute carrier family 49 member 4-like translates to MKWTNMESVLNDKSVNVPYSSMGDRSSGVGKEVYAIRWYVIAVVSLANILNNFLWATWGSISQSAYLVYGWTDEKLFWIVNVGNITGFLSVLFGVYLVDCKGIRVSMVVCAVTMAVVTATRIVTLKPEIATILIAIGQGLNGIATSVTMCIPTVVSKTWFKVTERTTATAVSALASALGAAAAYLFGPLTVSMPKLNGTEVLLNETDTSLIKSQMMELHYISFGFAILLKLCCIIYLPSAPKTAPSKTASIDRYSLKVGIIQLVKNPSVWCIAAIYSIPVGFYGNWSSILDVILSPYGISQADAGWMNFYGSIGGVTCGVLLGRCVDHFQRKTKIIIIMLYICAAVDFTLFTCTCVDILPKSKGVFYTTVILGSMIVSSSRPLFLEMTCETSYPVAEGVTAGFLGMIVNLGAAVFMCIELIPNLDTGWANWALVGVYIVAVPLLVFYKAEYKRVDIDIVTDTSIS, encoded by the exons atgaaatggACAAACATGGAAAGTGTGTTGAATGATAAATCGGTCAATGTACCTTACTCGAGTATGGGAGACAGAAGCTCAGGTGTTGGGAAGGAAGTGTACGCGATTCGCTGGTATGTGATTGCAGTTGTATCACTTGCCAATATCTTGAATAATTTTCTTTGGGCTACTTGGGGTTCAATTTCGCAGTCAGCATACCTGGTCTATGGATGGACGGATGAAAAGTTGTTTTGGATTGTCAACGTTGGAAATATAACAggatttttatcagttttatttggCGTATATCTTGTTGATTGTAAAG GTATCCGTGTGTCAATGGTTGTGTGTGCTGTTACAATGGCTGTTGTCACAGCAACGAGAATTGTAACATTAAAGCCTGAAATCGCCACAAT ACTAATTGCCATTGGTCAAGGTTTAAATGGTATAGCTACTAGTGTAACAATGTGTATTCCAACTGTCGTATCAAAGACCTGGTTCAAAGTCACAGAAAGGACCACGGCCACGGCTGTTTCTGCTCTCGCATCTGCCTTGGGTGCAGCAGCAGCTTACTTGTTCG GTCCATTAACAGTGTCGATGCCTAAATT AAATGGTACAGAAGTACTTCTAAATGAAACAG ATACTTCGCTGATAAAGTCACAGATGATGGAACTACATTACATAT CGTTTGGGTTCGCCATACTGCTGAAGTTGTGCTGCATCATATACCTCCCTTCCGCACCAAAGACTGCACCAAGCAAAACTGCAAGTATTGATAGGTACAGCTTGAAAGTTGGAATAATCCAGCTGGTAAA GAATCCTTCTGTTTGGTGCATAGCTGCCATTTATTCAATTCCTGTTGGATTCTATGGAAACTGGTCCTCAATCTTAGATGTTATACTTAGTCCGTATGGAATTTCGCAA GCAGATGCAGGCTGGATGAATTTCTATGGTTCGATAGGTGGGGTTACTTGTGGAGTTCTTCTCGGCAG GTGTGTTGATCATTTTCAAAGGAAAAcgaaaataatcattattatgtTGTATATATGTGCCGCGGTGGATTTTACATTGTTTACGTGCACGTGTGTGGACATTCTTCCAAAGTCGAAag gGGTATTTTATACAACTGTTATATTAGGCAGTATGATTGTGAGCAGTAGCAGGCCACTTTTCCTGGAGATGACGTGTGAAACGTCATATCCTGTGGCCGAGGGAGTTACTGCAGGTTTCCTTGGAATGATTGTGAATTTAGGAGCAGCAGTCTTTATGTGCATAGAACTTATTCCTAACCTTG acacaGGCTGGGCAAACTGGGCTCTTGTTGGTGTTTATATCGTTGCTGTACCCCTCCTAGTATTCTATAAAGCTGAATATAAGAGAGTGGATATAGACATTGTAACAGATACATCCATATCGTGA